One window of the Epinephelus moara isolate mb chromosome 24, YSFRI_EMoa_1.0, whole genome shotgun sequence genome contains the following:
- the cand2 gene encoding cullin-associated NEDD8-dissociated protein 2, with the protein MSNVSYHISNLLEKMTSTDKDFRFMATNDLMLELQKDSIKLDEDSERKVVTMLLKLLEDKNGEVQNLAVKCLAPLVSKVKEPQVETMVDTLCSNMVSDKEQLRDISSMGLKTVIAELPLSSSGLTLTVSVCKKITSQLIGAMGKQEDVSVQLEALDILSDMLGRLSGALVSFHSSLLSSLLPQLTSSRMAVRKRSILALGHLVPCCSPALFSQLTEHLLTELTKGPPTSMTRTYIQCLATISRQGGHRVGEHLEKLIPMVVKFTSVEDDELREYCFQAFEAFIRRCPKEMSPHVATVTQLCLKFMTFDPNYNYDHEEEEEEDSMDIEDGIEEESDDEYSDDDDMSWKVRRSSIKCLEALINTRRDLLLSFYSSICPALLTRFKEREENVRADVFAAFSTLLRQTRVGSSHRGLITAGSDSAVSREEEPAVTMLKKQVPVIVKALHRQLKEKSLKSRQGCFCLLTELAHTVPGALEQHIPALIPGIIFSLTDKSTSSTMRIDALSFFHVLLLSHPPQAFQPHMQVLLPPVVACVEDTFYKITSEALLVTQQLVRVMRPQGQTATAGRFDPKPFVREVFSVTLKRLKATDIDQEVKERAISCMGHMVCHLGDHLGAELQGVLAIFLERLKNEITRLTAVRTITLIAASPLKINLSSILSETLSVLGSFLRKNQRALKLGTLACLTALVTHHGANIKPAALEPVLSELPALVDESDMHVSQVSVTLLTCMAKACPSSLAKISSSVLPGIFRLVHSPLLQGGALTAILDFLHALVLSKTSNLGYSQLLKSLTDPFHSSSADSTIMHRQSYHSVACCVAALSSACPKETPATVASLLKEVKNPGSPESARVLALLCLGEVGKSGSQGGCKEVQGVILEAISSTNEEVKTAASCALGGMAVGSLNDYLPFLLKEISSQPRRQYLLLHSLKDVISACPASSLSPHVESIWALLFKNCECQEEGTRNLVAECLGKLTLVNAAQLLPRLKQQLKTGSPLARSTVVTAIKFTIVDHPAPIDALLKDCIGDFLKTLQDGDINVRRVALVMFNSAAHNKPSLIRGLLATVLPHLYKETQIRKDLIREVEMGPFKHTVDDGLDVRKAAFECMYTLLDSCLESLDVLQFLDHVEEGLKDHYDIRMLTFLMLARLASLCPAAVLQRLDRLIEPLKATCTTKVKAGSVKQEFEKQEELRRSAMRAVAALLAVPEVERSPSMADFANLIRTNADMASIYQSVQGVEGGGFGPAESMDMS; encoded by the exons ATGTCCAATGTGTCCTACCACATCTCCAACCTGCTGGAGAAAATGACATCAACTGACAAAGATTTTCG GTTCATGGCGACCAATGATTTGATGCTGGAGCTCCAGAAGGACAGCATCAAACTGGACGAGGACAGTGAGAGGAAGGTGGTGACCATGCTGCTCAAACTGCTGGAGGACAAGAACGGGGAGGTGCAGAACCTGGCTGTgaaatg CCTGGCCCCTCTGGTGAGTAAGGTGAAGGAGCCTCAGGTGGAGACGATGGTGGACACGCTGTGTTCAAACATGGTGTCAGACAAAGAGCAGCTGAGAGACATTTCCAGCATGGGACTGAAGACTGTGATCGCTGAGCTGCCGCTGTCTTCATCAG GTTTGACCCTGACAGTCAGTGTGTGTAAGAAGATTACCTCTCAGCTGATTGGTGCCATGGGGAAACAAGAAGATGTCTCAGTTCAGTTGGAGGCTCTGGACATCCTGTCGGACATGTTGGGAAG GCTGAGTGGCGCTCTGGTCAGTTTTCACAGCTCGCTGCTCTCCAGTCTGCTCCCTCAG TTAACCAGCTCCAGGATGGCGGTCAGGAAGCGCTCCATCTTGGCTCTGGGTCACCTGGTACCCTGCTGCAGCCCCGCCCTCTTCTCCCAGCTGACTGAGCACCTGTTGACGGAGCTGACCAAGGGCCCGCCCACTTCCATGACGAGGACGTACATCCAGTGCCTAGCAACCATCAGCCGGCAGGGCGGCCATCGAGTCG GTGAACATTTAGAGAAGCTGATCCCGATGGTGGTGAAGTTCACCAGCGTGGAGGACGATGAGCTCAGAGAGTATTGTTTCCAGGCCTTTGAAGCTTTTATACGCAG GTGTCCAAAGGAGATGTCCCCCCATGTTGCCACTGTAACACAGCTTTGTCTTAAGttcatgacctttgaccctaaCTACAACTATGATcacgaagaggaggaggaagaagataGCATGGACATAGAAGACGGGATAGAGGaag AATCAGACGATGAGTACAGTGACGATGACGATATGAGCTGGAAGGTGCGGCGCTCCTCCATCAAGTGTCTGGAGGCGTTGATCAACACTCGTCgggacctcctcctctccttctacTCCTCCATCTGCCCCGCTCTGCTGACCCGATTCAAGGAGCGTGAGGAGAACGTGAGGGCGGACGTCTTCGCTGCCTTTTCAACGCTGCTGAGACAAACACGGGTGGGATCGAGTCACCGCGGCCTCATCACGGCCGGGTCAGACTCAGCGgtgagcagggaggaggagccAGCTGTCACCATGCTGAAGAAACAG GTGCCGGTGATAGTGAAGGCTCTCCACAGACAGCTGAAGGAGAAGAGCTTGAAGTCTCGACAGGGCTGCTTCTGTCTGCTCACCGAACTGGCTCACACTGTACCTGGAGCTCTGGAGCAGCACATACCTGCACTAATacctg GCATCATCTTCTCCCTGACAGACAagtccacctcctccaccatgaGGATCGATGCTCTCTCCTTCTtccatgtcctcctcctctcccacccTCCTCAAGCCTTTCAGCCACATATGCAG GTGCTGCTTCCTCCGGTGGTGGCGTGTGTAGAAGACACTTTCTATAAGATCACCTCGGAGGCTCTGCTGGTCACCCAGCAGCTGGTTAGAGTGATGAGGCCGCAGGGACAGACCGCCACAGCTGGAAGATTCGACCCCAAACCGTTTGTCAGAGAG GTGTTTTCTGTAACCCTGAAGAGGCTGAAAGCAACAGACATTGACCAGGAAGTGAAAGAGAGGGCTATCTCCTGTATGGGCCACATGGTGTGTCACCTTGGTGACCACCTGGGGGCGGAGCTGCAGGGCGTTTTGGCGATCTTCCTGGAGAGGTTGAAGAATGAGATCACAAGACTGACAGCGGTCAGGACCATCACCCTCATCGCTGCGTCACCGTTAAAG ATCAACCTGTCGTCCATCCTTTCAGAGACTCTGTCTGTGTTGGGATCTTTCCTGCGGAAGAACCAGCGCGCTCTGAAGCTCGGCACGCTGGCGTGTCTGACTGCGTTGGTCACGCATCACGGTGCCAACATCAAACCTGCAGCACTGGAGCCCGTTCTGAGTGAGCTTCCTGCCCTGGTGGACGAGAGCGACATGCACGTATCACAG GTATCCGTCACCTTGCTGACCTGCATGGCCAAAGCTTGCCCCTCCTCTCTGGCGAAGATCAGCTCCTCCGTGCTGCCGGGGATCTTCAGACTCGTCCACTCTCCACTGCTGCAGGGTGGAGCGCTGACAGCCATACTGGACTTCCTACACGCACTGGTGCTGTCCAAAACCAGTAATCTGGGCTACAG tcaGTTGCTGAAGTCTCTCACAGATCCGTTCCACAGCTCCTCAGCAGACTCCACCATCATGCACAGACAGTCGTACCATTCTGTCGCCTGCTGTGTGGCTGCTCTGTCCTCCGCCTGCCCCAAAGAAACACCAGCCACTGTAGCCAGCCTCCTGAAGGAG gTGAAGAATCCTGGTTCTCCAGAGTCTGCTCGAGTCCTGGCTCTGTTGTGTTTGGGGGAGGTGGGGAAGAGTGGCAGTCAGGGAGGGTGTAAGGAGGTGCAGGGAGTCATCCTGGAGGCCATCTCCTCCACTAATGAGGAG GTGAAGACAGCCGCGTCCTGCGCTTTAGGCGGCATGGCGGTCGGCAGCCTGAATGACTACCTGCCCTTCCTGCTGAAGGAGATTTCCTCCCAGCCACGGAGACAATACCTGCTGCTGCACTCCCTCAAAGACGtcatcag TGCCTGTCCAGCCTCCAGTCTCTCACCCCATGTGGAGTCTATCTGGGCGCTGCTGTTTAAGAACTGCGAGTGTCAAGAGGAGGGGACCAGGAACCTGGTGGCTGAATGTCTGGGAAAACTGACCCTAGTCAACGCTGCTCAACTGTTACCCCGACTGAAGCAGCAACTTAAAACCG GTTCTCCTCTGGCTCGCAGCACAGTGGTGACGGCTATCAAGTTCACTATTGTTGACCACCCTGCTCCCATAGACGCACTGCTCAAAGACTGCATAG GCGACTTCCTGAAGACCCTGCAGGATGGCGATATCAACGTGCGCCGTGTTGCTTTGGTGATGTTCAACTCAGCAGCTCACAACAAACCATCTCTGATCCGTGGTCTCCTAGCAACAGTCCTGCCTCACCTCTACAAGGAGACCCAGATCAGGAAGGACCTCATCAGAGAA GTGGAGATGGGTCCATTCAAACACACTGTGGATGATGGTTTGGATGTGCGTAAAGCAGCGTTTGAGTGTATGTACACTCTGCTGGACAGCTGCCTGGAGTCGCTGGATGTCTTGCAGTTCCTAGATCATGTGGAGGAAGGACTCAAAGATCATTATGATATCAGG ATGCTGACCTTCCTGATGTTAGCCAGACTGGCCTCTTTGTGTCCTGCAGCTGTTCTCCAAAGACTGGACAGACTGATAGAGCCACTGAAAGCTACCTGCACTACCAAG gtGAAGGCCGGTTCTGTAAAGCAGGAGTTTGAGAAGCAGGAGGAGCTGCGGCGCTCGGCCATGCGCGCCGTCGCGGCCCTGCTGGCTGTGCCCGAGGTGGAGAGGAGCCCCAGCATGGCCGACTTCGCCAACCTGATCAGAACCAATGCCGACATGGCCTCCATCTACCAGAGCGTCCAGGGCGTAGAGGGAGGAGGCTTCGGGCCCGCAGAGAGCATGGATATGAGCTAG
- the LOC126386182 gene encoding polymeric immunoglobulin receptor-like: MITGCETKREDSGEHWCKTVKGRRGTDVLKLVHDDNCKKPFNHTAYRSAKTTITCDFTGMKDKRFFCKEKNPSISEVVLSTRSPLWSNGTFTLTETNSGFNISITNVSSQHAGVYWCGVESNKRSYQAALRKIQLKVENIRNFTRPATIGQNFSYYCLYQKTVENKFICKGEDPSICEPLSMSDHNKNPGKFSMKDDKNKGNITITVINITKEDTGTYWCGAVSTDPRRSNPFFHRFVMTVVPPSPTSPVSSTQSTTVSAGSQVDLADSPQVIITVVVCVSVLLLLLFVLILILIYKRHFKNKRNAAQHIKEDYVYEEIQEHPQKPDSGHAMNSIYVTANFPTNPSASLHYSTVSFKNCSGEAGGEGLITRPCFSACEYSTVKDSQSPTNSTVNQPSSEDPLYATVCKPQKQ, from the exons ATGACAACTGCAAGAAGCCATTTAACCACACTGCTTACAGATCGGCTAAAACCACCATCACATGTGATTTCACAGGAATGAAAGACAAACGTTTTTTCTGCAAAGAGAAGAATCCTTCAATCAGTGAGGTTGTTTTATCAACAAGATCGCCTCTGTGGTCAAACGGGACATTCACTCTCACAGAAACCAACAGTGGCTTCAACATATCCATCACTAATGTGTCCTCACAGCATGCTGGTGTCTACTGGTGTGGAGTGGAATCAAATAAACGAAGTTATCAAGCGGCACtcagaaaaatacaactgaaGGTTGAAA aTATTCGTAACTTCACCAGGCCTGCTACTATTGGACAGAATTTTTCATACTATTGTCTATATCAAAAAACTGTTGAGAATAAATTCATCTGTAAGGGAGAAGATCCATCTATATGTGAACCTTTGAGCATGTCTGACCACAACAAGAACCCTGGGAAGTTTTCCATGAAGGATGACAAAAATAAGGGAAACATCACCATTACAGTGATAAACATAACCAAAGAAGACACTGGGACATACTGGTGTGGGGCAGTAAGCACTGATCCAAGACGCAGCAACCCATTCTTCCACAGATTTGTGATGACTGTAG ttccACCATCACCGACATCTCCTGTTTCTTCAACCCAGTCGACTACTGTATCTGCTGGGAGTCAAG TTGATCTTGCAGATAGTCCTCAGGTCATCATTACTGTGGTCGTCTGCgtgtctgtgctgctgctgctgctgtttgtgctcATTTTGATCCTTATCTACAAAC GACATTTCAAAAACAAGAGAAATGCAGCACAGCACATCAAAGAG GATTATGTCTACGAGGAGATACAGGAGCACCCTCAGAAGCCCGACTCAGGACATGCAATGAATTCGATTTATGTCACTGCCAACTTTCCCACAAACCCCTCTGCCTCGCTGCATTACTCTACCGTTAGCTTTAAAAACTGCTCTGGAGAAGCTGGTGGTGAGGGATTGATCACCAGACCCTGCTTTTCTGCCTGTGAATATTCTACTGTGAAGGACAGCCAAAGTCCAACCAACTCTACTGTCAACCAGCCATCTTCAGAGGATCCTCTCTACGCAACAGTCTGCAAGCCACAGAAGCAATGa